The region ATAGTATAAATCCACATTATGTGTTGCATAGTCTATTGAAGAGACCTGGGTTCATTTAACATGTCATTAATTATCGCATTTCCTCTAGAATGCGTTACTAATTGCACAATAGAGCCTTATTCAAAGGACTGTCTGCAGGAAAAATATCAGATTCttaacataaatattcatatgaaaatggctgaaaatataattaagGCATACCAGATTAATGTCTTCAGTTGGTGACAATTAAGAAGACAAATTAAtgcaagttttatttttctcctcctaAAAAATGATGCCATTATTTCCCCAAATTTCTGACTGTACCTGCCCAACCCATTTTATAATTTGCCCTATTAGATCCCTCGTCACATTTGTTACCCTTCATTCTATCTTACCTACTACACTGGGCTGGCCAGCAGAGGACGAACACCCCAATGATAGCTTCCCAAAGAGTTACTtttgagatttcttcccatcaccACTCTTTGGaggttcacacctgtttttttgtatttccactgtaaaatgtttttttgtgacagTGTCTTTGTAAAAAGcagtatacaaataaaaataaaataaaaaatgtaattaaaactaGGAACCAATTCAATTTACATTTGCTGAAACACCTACAGCAAGGTTTTTGAAACAAGCACTACTTGTGCAATGGAAGCTGGCGTCAAAATATGAAGCGCTCTCATTCTGTTGGAATACCAGTTCACCTGGGAGGAGAAGGCAGTGGAGCTTGCCTGCCACAGCTCCCCCAGGTTTTGCCGATACGCTCTGTATCCAACACTCCACTGAACGGATGCAAGAACACGTCTTTCTCAGCAAGGCCTTCCAGAACCAACCAGCCACAACTGTTTAAACACGCACTGAAACGAGCACAAATCCTGCTGCGCTCTACATCCCTCCAACTTTCAGAGCGAGCCAGGAATACATGATCTGCACACCGAGAGAATAAAGTGTTATAGCCTTCATGTTTTTCTCTTCGTGaaacattattatttgtgtGGCATTATCGACAGTATTGTTTATGTGTCTGAGATTGCAATTGTGTTTAATATAATTTTCAGTAACAAACGTCAATCTCTTGTCTACCTGGCCAGTTTGAATGAACAGGCCTTCCATTTGGTATTTTGATTGTGCTGATGAATTACATATCAGGTGACACAGACTTCTAACTGTTAAGGCTTTGTGAATATAAGGTCACAGACTACAGTAGAACCACTTCTGTGAACTTtagtcactttttaaaattgaatgtgAAAGGTTACCTGCTTATTAttaacaaatgtttattttcatacacTCTAATACCAAAACAAAAGTTGAAGGCTTAATACATAAATGTTTGATATAAgatgaattaaaaaatgattaGGATATGATACAATTAAGCAAATatgataaatgtatatatatatttttttgtatataaatCTTTTTAGGCTGTATATATCCAATTCCTGACCCTATTAGGAATGTTAAATGGTCTGCAACAGCAGCCAGGTTCATGTGCGAACCCCACTGACAATTCAGGAGTGTAGACATCCGCGGTTCTCCTCAGAAACACTGTATCGTCAGTGCCTGCTTTTCACACCGAAGACTGTAGATAAGCTTGTGCCGAGTGAAGTCGAAGGAAGACCTTTTATAAGCAGCTTTAGCATGCAGGCACCCGAATGGCCAGTGGGGTCGCTAGAGAACGATGAAACGTAGACCAGTAACCGATTGAACTCTCCCATACCTGGGGTGATGTAATTGGCAACAGCACCTTGCTCTATGACATTACTGGCCACAGTCAACACTGGCAATATCCAGATTTGATCTGAGACAATGGGGCTCATCCATGTACCAAAGCGTGGTGCCTTAAtcgaatgagccacccagcagtctgtagacattacattacatttcattattggcatttggcagatgctcttatccagagtgatgtacagttgattagacgaagcaggagacaatcctcccctggagcaaagcaaggttaagggccttgctcaacggctgtgcggatcctattgtggctacaccgggattagaaccatgaccttgcgtgtcccagttatttaccttaaccactaagcccCAGAAATGAGAAATTGCTTTCTAGAAATGagacatttctcatttctggAAAGCAATTTAAATATAATTCTATCAGCAAACATCTCAAGCACAGAATGAGAATGCAGCATCAATGTTTATTCAAAATTCAGAAAAGCTGTTGGGTGGCTCATCTtattaaggcactgttctagtgcacgGATGGGCACAATGTTTTGGTATCAAATCTGGAGAGTACATGCAGTTGGCTGTAGTGTCACCCAGGGATCAGGGGTTTCAGCTGGCTGGGATAGCAGCATATCATCAAGCAGCAGCAGCCTTATCTGTGGAGCTGTACATGAAGTCTTCCTCgggctcatgtctgtgtgagcctgatTTGCGGTGTAAAGATAAGTGTTTAACAACACATGTGGAGGAATCTTATGAATCAACTGCAAAAAGGTTGTGATAAGCGTTCCACCAAACAATTGACATTGGTTATATTAACATCAGTCATGGAGGCCAATATGAATATGATTAGTGGGACAGAAATAAATCTTTTGACATCGGTAACTCAAGTACAAAACACAGATCTATCATGGGTAGAAAAGGGGTTGCGTCATGACTTGACATCAAACAGTTCTGTTGCAGCTACAAGTTTTTGGAGGGATTGTAGTATGAGCATGATTGGGCATTCTAAAATGGGGAGAAAGGGTGGCAAATCTGTTATAAATCCAGggaccatgtttgtgtgtacgcaCAAGAGAAAGAGGTAAAATTTGGAAACGCCCATTTaccaaaatatatattcatcAGGCTTACTGTGCATTTGGCCCGGTCTTTAGAACAATGGAGCAAAACCACTAAACAATCAAGAAACCCGTCTCACCACAGTCAAATGGCAGAGCTGCCTAAACCCTGTAAGATATGCAGCCTCCATGCCCAGGGGCAGCTACTCACAGAGCAGGTGTCTGGGAATCCACACAAACGGATTAGACAGGATCCTGCCATCAATTCCACCCCATCTGAGCCCAGGCACTCACACTAATCTGAACCTAAACCGCAAACAGACCGGGAAACAAACCGGTCTAAACTAGAAATACACCAGGGATCAGTCCCTCTGGCCAGGAGCTCTCATCTCCCCTGGCCCCAGGTCTCCAGCCCCCCTGGCTAAGAAGCACTGGACCTGCCATGTCTATTAACAGGCCCTGGAAGGGGAAGCTTTAATGGGCAAATGTTCGTCCTGGAAAGTATTAGAGCACTTTTAGCAGCTGACTCTCGTCTAAGCTGCCAACATTGTGCTGACGCGATTAGAATGAAAGTGTGAAGAAGGTTTATGGTCTTTAAACCAACGCACCACCCCCATCCACACATACCCTGTTAAATCTTACACTGTTTAAATTCTCTAGATTTCTAATTGTAACTGCCATGATAAACTCTATTGGGTAAGATTGGGCTTCATCTTCTGCCTGCCAGCGTGCAGGGAAAAGTGGTATTATCGTGATATTACTTAATATGGGATGCAGAATgtactttttacattacattatattacattaatggcatttggcagacgctcttatccagagcgacgtacagttgattagactaagcagaagacaatcctcccctggagcaaagcagggttaaggacccatcggctgtgcagatcttattgtggctacactggggatcgaaccaccgaccttgcgtgtgccagtcatttaccttaaccaccacattacaggccgcccttcttatttttatattgttctATAACATCCTGTATGTCCACAATAAGCAGTTTGCATTGTGAACATTATCTTCTCTCCATGTCTCTGAATTCAGGTCACTAAAACATCTAGAGACAGCCTATCCACTATTATCAGGCAACGTGACTGGTGACTATCTTGCTTTTAACTGAGATAATGTATGAAGGCGAGCAATAAAAAGTAGTGGGGGTGTTTCCACTGCCCAGTCATCACAGATGGAGCCATTTCTCATTGGTTAAGGAGAAAgtgagtaaatggtaaatgtctgcatttatatagtaagTGCTGTAAAATTGAGGCTTCTCATTCTCCCATACATGGCaattggccgccatgcaaggcaccaacctgctcatcaggagcaattggggttaggtgtcttgctcagggacacgtcaACACACACTGGGCAGGAtcaaaccggcagccctccaactgccagacgactgctcttacttcctGAGCCAATTTCGCCCAACAGAAACAATGCAGCTCCTTTCAGTCAATGCAAACTCACCTCAGTAAAGTGCTCAGTTGGCAATCACCAGGCTTGTATGAAAGGCATTAGGCTGACATGGCACACTCTCTACCTTCCTTCATGGCCCATGACCAACTTCCAGGCCTTTCCTCCTATGCCTGACTGGCAGCTTCGCTTCCATGCGAGTCCATCGTAACTCCCAGTGCCCCAGCTCAGGGAGCGTGTGTGGGGAGAGTCTTTAAGTCCTCTAACCAAGCAAATGTTATTAAGCCGCCTCCAGGGAGCCCGGGTTGGCTGGCCGAGGATTAATTACCGCAGGCACACATTGGAGCTAAGCTAGTCCACGATCAAACAGAGCCttgacatttacattactgATGCAAAGGTGCCTTTTCTCTCTTTGGCTAATCTGATTGCTTGGCAGGTTAGGCAAATACTCACAGAAAGGGGGGGTCTGGCCATTGCCCAGATGTCATGGGTTAAAACCTTAATCTCTTGTTACTTCACCCTCACAGACCGGCAGAGGGATGAAAGGAATGAAAGCGGAGGTATTCTTCAAGAGGCTATGCATTAACCTGAAGTTAATTTTATGCTGGGTGTACCTTATTCCCCAAGAGGCCaatatgcttttttattttgttcataataatttgagaaaaagaaaaacagttatAGTCtttatgtacatacacatggAAAATAGGGCTGGTGCAGGTGTCTGGAAAAGAGACCAGTGCTTTGGGGGACGGGAGAGCAGAGGAAGAAATAACAAACATACATCCTATCTAAATATCATTTgcaattcattgtttttttgtgtcaaTGCCAACAACAACTGGCAGAAGGAAATGACTGTGTCAGTTTAATTAGTAAGCGTTATTAGCTGCTCTATGTTGATGTAGCCTTTTTATCATTTTCATAGCCTAATTTGTAGCATATCATTGCAGGGCATAGCTTTCCACCGTGCTTGTAAACGGCCACTAAGTCAATATGTAAGGAAAATGACACAATGTAACAGTGTGTGCCAAAGCAGTCAAAGGCGGCGACATTGTGTCAGTTCATCAGCTTTCTCAATTCAAGCGCAAAATTACATAGGCTACATCGGAGACATgggagcgcgggggggggggggggtgtgtattCAGCATTGAAGGGGCCATGGCAGGGAATCGAGTCTCTTGATGCATGGCCAGATTTGTATATGCGTTGCCAGTCGGTTGCCCTATGCACTGTGCCACGCGGCCATCTTAGCGAACACCGAAGTCTTGCGTGTGCCTGCGTGTACATCAATACAGCGCCATGTCGACAAGCATTTCACATTTGCGGGATGCTGTCCTGGGAGCAGTGCGGAGGGTCAAAAGTTTGAATCCTTTCCATTCTCACACACCCGAGTGAGACGCTCCGGCTAGCAAATGGTCAGTACACAAAAAATGTGAGCGAGCTGCctgcagcaaaaataaaaaataaatatgtgaagCAAATAGGGCAGTGCAGTGTTTACGAGCAAGGTGAGGTGGATAGGTTCCCTTGGCTCAGCCCAGAACCCCCTTCTCCCCCGCATGTACTTCCTGCCATTCCCTCACCTCTGTTCTCTCTTCACACGAACCTGCTTCGCAAACTCACTGCCATGTGAGAACATGTAAGCTTGGCTCTCGGTGGCCTCTCAGCCACGAGAGACACGCACTCCATCACGTCTCTGTGTGACCATCTGTCATGCACACGTTTCTGTGGGGTCTCAACAATTATGTGGAAAGAATGAGGACTTAAAGCCCAAGTGTTTGTTTCTCGGAAAAAACAGCATTCTAGACTAATTGGATCAGAGGGGTACTGTGGACATAACTCTGCATCTGACGGCATCCAACAtcctgtaattgtactgtagTGCATACAGAAAAGTGTTATTATATTCATAAAAAGATCGCGGCACGTATTATTATCACGCGGATCCTTTCTCGCGGCGTTCTGCCTTTCTTGTCTTGTTTGGTTTTCGGGTTGGACCGTGAAATGTTTTGTCTCAGGTAATTCTCTTTCTTCCCCTCCACAATTTTGTCATCTTAAAATAAGGAGGATAAATGACAGCAAAGCTCTCTGTTCATCACATTTCACGCAAAGTGGCTCCCATTAATCAATGCCATAAACCGCATGATTCACCAATTAGCTGTCTGCCGGTGCCTTGCACACCGCTTATCAATATTCATATCATATTCAGTTCGAGACGCGTGGCAGAGACGAGGAACTTGAGCGAGACCCAGCGGTTCCTCTGCAACCCCATCGCAGCTACAGCGTGTGGACAGCAGCCACGGAATTAAGCAGCGAAATTAAATTGCGGCAGATTGGCGGCAGCACGCCATATTATTTAGCAACCGGTCTGGCTGCCAGAAGGCCACCGGTTCAAATAGGCGGGAAACCGACATTCCACGGTGCCCAAAGCACTGGTTCTGTGAATATGTGACTGTATACGCTGAGAAAATTTAAATGTAACTAACCGCACTGCTTGCGAAGCTGGCACAGACAGACTGTAGGCGCCAAATTGGCCAGAGGAGACGTGAGTTTTTGCGAGGAGGTGGGGAACACCCTACTGACTGCAGAACCTCTCCTCTTGTGCGAAGCTCTGGCCAATTATGTAGAAATGCAGGGCTGCTGGCCACCGTTGGCTCTGGATTCCATTTTGGATGTTTGAAtgtggagtgcagtttctgaacatataatttaaaaaattgaagAAAAGATTGATGCAGTTTTCCCCACCAATTAAACCACAATGATGAAATGGGTCTAGTTTTCTATGTAGTTGGACTTCAGTTTTGCTCCTTCTGCCTAGTGGATGAGTACTGCTATGCTGACCTGCagatactctctctcacaattCTGATTCAtggttctctctcactcacacactcgcccacatgcacacacacacacgcacacacacacacccacacacacaaaaaattgtGATTAATGGGGTGTCCTGAAGAGAAGAGTAGTAGTGATGGCAATGGCACAGCAACTCATGACGAATATttatgtttgcttgacaagtgcccgttacaaaaaaatacaagccCACCTGCCAAACACGCAAGCAAGGATGGGGAAACTGCTTGGACATCCACTGCTATACCTCGACATTCGCTGGACTGAGTGCTTACCCCTGTTCTGTGACAGGAAGTCAATACTGCTCCCTTAACCCCTGACTGAACAGTTGGCCCACCATAGGAGGATGTGCTTAGCAGAACACAAGAGAACATCATTCTGGGTTTGGAAAACAGAACATGGCAACAGTACTCAAACCTCTATCTGTAGTGCTCCTTCTTTCTAAACACCCTCCTCTGCCCGTTGTAGCACCATGCTAATGTAAGGTGATACTTTGATGGGGTGTGAAAACAGCCGCCACTTTTACCAACGCTAAATAAGCATACTGTGCTGCACTTGGGTTCTGTCATTTACATAATATGACTGGCAGCGTGTGGAAATTAACTAGTTTCAGGATACGCTCTCCTCCAAACAATGACTCATCGGCTTATAAAAGGGCCATCAAACTACAAACTCCCTGGTGGGTGGGAAGGCAAAGCGTCCAGtgcggtggtggtggggggttgtCTTCCAATATTAAAATGCTAATTACGCACATGCCTTTGTACTCTTCTAAAATGGCGTCTTCAGCTAAGCAGGTCGTGGACAAAAAGCCGTGCCAAAGAGAAGCAAAGTCGGACTGATTATGGAGACGGGTGAGAAAGGGATGTCTTCAGAATGATTCCGTCTTGCCTTCACAGTGATATAAAAGTGGAATATTCTCTCATGGAATATTTCCATAACCGTAATGGAGGGGAGCTGGCGGCAGCAGCCCGCCGTAATTTTAATACAGAACTCAAGACACTAATGTGCTTACAGCTGATCCATAGGGACATCACATAGCAAAACTAATTTTGTGCAAATCTCACggaataaagtgaaatatttgtgAAGGCACTGGCAGATAAGTCCAAGGAAATTCATTTATATGCACAGCGCTCACCAATCACCGGCTTCCACGTGTGTTTACTGCCCTCTTGTTGTAGCTCCGTGAACAGCTGCTTGTTGGTGCGAGATTAGTAATTCCGGAAGGTGAACGGCACACACTGAATGCTGAATTTTAATTGACACTGCGGCCACATTTTTTCCTAACCTTTTAAGGGCCTTTTAGAATGCACATTATAATTGGTCTTCTAGCCTCCGTAACGTCCCAAAAATCCATTAGCGCCAGAATCTTTAAAAATGTGTCATCTTTGCACAAAATAAGATAATTCATAAGAGGCATAAAGAACCAGACGGGTGATGATTTTTATTGAAAGTGAAGACAAAGGCACACATAAGGAGTTTTAACCGAGAACAACAATaagtaatgataataaaaacgCTTCACATGACACCTGCGATGCAGTGAGCACTTAGTATTGGCTGCAGAAGCAGGCCATGGGGTCCCTCGGTATCAGGGAGTGGATCACCTGTATCCTATAGTCGGTCTTGATTTGCAGCTGCCGGATCAGGTTCGAGAGGGCAGGACTGGGTCCGGGCTGTGCGTCCAGAACCACCAGCCTCTGAAGGTGCTGTAACCGGGCCAAGCCCACAAACTCCTCCTCCGTCATGTTCCAATGTCTGAAATAGCCAATCGATCGATGTGACAGTCTGTCCGTGCTTTTGTGTAACCACGTGGCTCAAGTAGAAAGCACAATTGACTATCAACATTTCTCTTCCCCATCACAGACTCGGTACCATTAAAGACccagttcattacattacaataatggcatttggtgcaaagtgcatacccataaccagggataagtgcgctgaaagaccctagagggaagtacaatttcaactggcAACTTGATGTTCGAGGGGAAAAAATTTAAACCGATGTGAACAACTATGGCAAATATTCCAGGCAGAACTGTAATGTTTTCAGCCTGCTATGGGGGTACCATCTGTTTTTTGAATATGGTAGTGCAGGGGTTTACAGTCCAATTTACCCTCAGAGGAGGGTATGAAAGCACTATAGCATCTGTGCTAATAGTAAGCGGAGGCGGATAAGGCGACAGATTACACTTAAAGGGCATTGCGGCAGAGCCTTGTCAGCCACTGGTTGTGATCTACTCAGAATCAATCACTGATGGAAGATAATGATAGTGCCACTTACACGTAGCGAGCGAAAATTGctgccaatttttcaaagcTCATCACGGTTAAAACATCTTAAAACCACGCTGCTGCAGCTTAAATCTATAGTATGGGTTGCTGTCACTGTTGTTTCTAGATTATTACATACTGTTGCATAACatcacaggcatttagcagatgccctGGATGCaaattcagagcgacgtacaataaagtggaAAATGGTAACCAGGGACAAGTTTGTTGAAAACCCGACAGGGGAGTACAGTtccacatagataaaaacttgaagtCGTGAAGATTAATCAAGATAACAAACTgacaacagcaataaaacagttttGGTAAATATAGCACTAAGAATTATAAAACAAGCATACATACAATAAGTGTGATAATTACAATCGATAGCATATATGGCtaattacagggaggtaggaaaGGGAGGGGAAAGGCGCAGCCTGAAAAGGAGTATCTCTGATAATTGGAGCGTGAAAACAAACTTTTGGGACTATCAGTGACCACAGGTGTCGCCATatccaaaactgaaaaatgatgtAAAGCTAGACAGGCAGAAAAACATGGCTGGGTGCAATCTGCTGGGTCCATGTGGGTCTGTTCTCACCGCAGTTTGAGGGTCTTCAGTTTGGGGAAGAGTGCAGGTAGCTCATGGAGGCCGCTCTGCCTGCCATAGCAGCACAGGTCTACGTGGAGGTGCTGGAGGTCCGGAGTCTGCTTCCCTAGAGCGCTCAGGTCTCCCGGACCGATGATGACCCGGAGCAGGGAGAGGCTCTGGAGGGTCGCCGGCAGAGAGTGCACATACAGACTGAGGGGATACCCGCCTGCAAACGTCAGGGCAATAGGAAGAggcatttaaaggtacaataggtacgatttttgtgttaaaacattgttacaagaccattgtaaatcccttcctatcgttgaaaagggctcactgacatgttgacccaccctctgcctgtgtttatagtgctttaattcgggtttcaaaatttgcagttgatgggccggcactctgtaccaaaacattgatTAGCTGTacgataattcaagctcattggttgaaaattggttctaattgccacagccaatgccgtttcaacatcagcacgttcacGGAGAACGGGTGGGGTTAAcactgttgtggtttgagcgtttttgttgctgcaattcctctcttgactgttcaaagtccgaaattacctgaCATACAGGGTACCAGTCATTCACATGTGCTTAACCTATGCCAGTGGTGCATaacatccatttcaggattttgtgccaacttctgctataatttatttaattggctcaatcatatgttgatctgacatttgtataagcaccagctataGCTACAGAGTGTATCCTGAAGATTTTACCGTGCTCAAATACAGCAGTGAACCAgcgtagtttatagagctgtcggAGATCTAAAATggaggtaattggttggaacaaaaccagCATGCggactggccctccaggactggagctgtgcacccctgccctatGCTTTTTAAAGTTAAGTGAACACAATGCAACGACTTGTCAAGCATTGCGTTTGAAGTTTTTATTGAACGCGAAAGGTTTATTTGTGTCCACTCTTTCTGCAACTAGAAACCAACTGATTTCACCTGCCAATTGAATTGATTAAAAATGCAACCTCATTTTACAGTAATCATTTCTCATACAGCACATTAATGAAAGTATCGTTTCATCTGACAGATTAAACCCCCTGGGATGTGAATGCAAACCAATCTGCAACAATATGCAGAGGGTTAGCAAGACCTGGGAATGGAAAATGACAGAAGTAGTATACATTTCAGCCAgtttttaatattaattattttgggaTAAACTTATCAATCTGGTTAAAAATAGTGTGATTTTGTACCAATTCACACAAATATGAAAGTATTGCAAACGGCCAAGTTtacatgaaaataattatttcaattaCTACTTTACCTTGGTACAATTTTGCCCCTTTGAAAGCCTTATCTGTTATTGACCCATATAAAACTACATTCATAATGGAGGCATAGGCTGTAGTACAAAAGTACCACTCTGgacccattttttaaaatagtgaAGACATGTGATTACTTGATGCAAGTATATGGCTAGTTGGAATTAACACAGTACATTATGCCACTTTGCCAATTTTGTAGCAGTACATCCTATTAAAACACCCTTCTAGTGTGAAGATGAGCACCGCAGTGAGGGTTCAAATCTGGACTATAGCCAGCAGCCATGCAGGGTGACACTCAATTGGTCACtcaggaaagggagggaggataTCAGTGAGTCAGGATGAAAGCGTATCATGCACTAGCGACTCCTGCCAGTGAATAATGTGTGCCTCCAAGCTATGGAGGCGGAGGAAATGAGCATGGGTGGCGTTGGCAATTGGgagaaatgggggggaaaacCATTCAAAtaagcacagaaaataaagaaacctgagggggagggagaagggctgcagagacacaaacaccccAGCCacccaaaaaacaaatatatactgtatatcccgATCAGGCCATAATTATATTTTGCAGAACTATCCCATTTCAAAGCGGCCTCACAGAGCAGTGGACTGGAAGGTGAAGTCTGTAGGGTACGTACGTGCCACTGTGAGTTCGGTCAGACAGGGGAGTTTCCTCAGCCACACCCTCATGTTGCACCTGCTGGGCTCCACAGCGCGGTCCCTGTAGCACACAGTCAGAGCCTGGAGAAAGCACAGTGGCTCCAAGGCCACAGCGGACAGCATTGGGTCCATGTAGTCCAGGAGCTCCAGCCTGGTCAAGCCTGGGTCTTCTCTGCCTACCAAATAGATTAGATACTTTAGACCAGaactgtatttaaaaaacaaaaaacaaaaagctaaaTTGCTGCAATCATTATGAAGCAATCTGTATCTGTGAGGCCAGTGAACAGACAGGCTTTCAAGCAAATAGGCAGGATCGATAGGCACTCCATTTTAACCAGTCAAAACTACAGCAttttatacagtacagtacaacgGGCTCCTGAGGCCATCTGTTTAACACCCAAACCATGGATTTAGCTCTGTTTTTGTAAAgacctaaaaaaaacaaaaaacatatgaTGCGCATAACAAAACTGATACTTTCAGGTGACAacagtattacatttttaaggAAAGTTCCTAATATGTCACAACAAGCATATCCAACCAAGGGACAGGATGAGAGATGCTGAAAAAGCAGTGTGGATGCAGGCCACTTTCACTTATGCATCTTCCCAAAGGTATCAAGCTGCCAACATGACTATGTGAGCAAAACAAGTTTCAGAACAAATCCTTCACAGTGAAATGTGCTTGAAGAGAAGTTAAAATGATAAGCATTGCATTTTGTTCTCGTAATTTGAAAACACACTTGACATTACAAATCAAGCATATCACACCTGATAGTGATTTATTTGGAACTGAATCCAATGCT is a window of Conger conger chromosome 1, fConCon1.1, whole genome shotgun sequence DNA encoding:
- the im:7136021 gene encoding uncharacterized protein im:7136021 isoform X2 — its product is MDPMLSAVALEPLCFLQALTVCYRDRAVEPSRCNMRVWLRKLPCLTELTVARGYPLSLYVHSLPATLQSLSLLRVIIGPGDLSALGKQTPDLQHLHVDLCCYGRQSGLHELPALFPKLKTLKLRHWNMTEEEFVGLARLQHLQRLVVLDAQPGPSPALSNLIRQLQIKTDYRIQVIHSLIPRDPMACFCSQY